The DNA sequence TGTGCTAAGCTACTGCCCGTGGGCGAGGCGTAGTTTTGGACATGGATTATCTGACCCTTCGGGAGCGGCCTCGGCAGTTGTTAGCCCTGACCAGTCTGCGGCCGGCCGAGTTTGACGACTTGTTGACCGACTTCGCCCCAGCCTGGGAGTGCCACCACCATTACCACACCCTGGAGGGGGCCAAACGGGCATTCCCCGCCCACCAGGAGCGGGCCAATGCCGTGCTGGCGGGCAGCGACACGAAGCTCTTTTTTCTGCTCACCTACCTCAAAAGCAACGCCTTGCAGCAGCACCAGGCCGCCAGCTTCGGCATTTCGCAA is a window from the Hymenobacter nivis genome containing:
- a CDS encoding transposase family protein; this translates as MDYLTLRERPRQLLALTSLRPAEFDDLLTDFAPAWECHHHYHTLEGAKRAFPAHQERANAVLAGSDTKLFFLLTYLKSNALQQHQAASFGISQARVSQLATALLGVLNHVLARRGLLPVRDGGGLAQRLANHPEPVFAYDGVERGVPRNCDREAQAEAYSAKKKRTA